In one window of Thermodesulfobacteriota bacterium DNA:
- a CDS encoding cohesin domain-containing protein has translation MAVVVPVAFGAYKDILYPGAENTFVMGISPNDEYVVGTTDTDMYATDAKHFLYDNKSDSFTLLEHSSGNTVPYDINNSGVIVGSVNDLGCFRFDGTNWTFFRQDIVAGGVEWAYGINDAGIIVGTNRSNHLSPETARGFVYDGSTFNQIIYEKSGASADVTYAYGIDNRGRICGAHFSYSDPIFHGYIYYPDTQQFESIDYPGENITATILRGINNEGQIAGWYSKKPHSGGNSIGLFWLYAEGGFTYDIETGVFKDVPITDPTVNYLMATDIDDHGKVVGNYGYADPATGTINTVIGFITDEDETDCEEEDNGALDVVGQSLCTAGVTIDVPIRIQNEYKPTSPPPPAEILDNSVSNFLFTITYDPSVLEFIAVVPNAELLQGFEGDFNEYEPGKIIVGGYSITNKIAADVSDVLCHVRFTVLTALETRIDLIDLDDDFRGWSTSHACLSAPVLPEWELPGDLDFSGKVSPLDAGCAAEEGTGNCQTVECGSCNDFECDVNLDCDCSASDALCILNRSIKKPSCIDIEIAGTWSGTLPPDNSVVLNINTDGFGVFSGGAPMTKGDFVNYSNHYDHAIVRITHDPDPANIGLYLKLEWVLSGGSLTLVPYETNSTVKGAIEEQAAGTPFILTATP, from the coding sequence ATGGCTGTAGTAGTGCCAGTCGCTTTTGGTGCTTACAAAGACATCCTTTATCCAGGAGCCGAGAATACTTTTGTGATGGGGATTTCACCGAACGATGAATATGTCGTCGGAACCACTGATACTGACATGTATGCGACCGATGCCAAACATTTTTTATATGATAACAAAAGCGATTCCTTTACCCTTTTAGAGCACAGCAGTGGCAATACGGTTCCATATGACATCAATAATTCCGGTGTCATTGTCGGAAGTGTCAATGACCTCGGTTGTTTCAGGTTTGATGGCACGAACTGGACCTTTTTTAGACAGGATATTGTCGCTGGAGGTGTGGAATGGGCCTATGGCATTAATGATGCAGGGATTATTGTTGGCACTAACCGTTCTAATCATCTCAGTCCTGAAACCGCACGCGGTTTTGTGTATGATGGCTCAACCTTTAATCAAATAATTTACGAGAAGAGTGGGGCCTCCGCGGATGTAACATATGCTTATGGTATTGATAATAGAGGAAGAATATGTGGGGCTCACTTCTCTTATTCTGATCCTATTTTTCACGGCTATATCTATTATCCTGATACCCAACAATTTGAAAGTATTGATTACCCCGGTGAAAACATAACGGCAACAATTCTGAGGGGGATCAATAATGAAGGGCAGATTGCGGGGTGGTATTCCAAGAAACCTCATTCAGGCGGTAATAGCATAGGGTTATTTTGGCTGTATGCTGAGGGTGGTTTTACTTATGACATTGAAACCGGTGTCTTTAAGGATGTTCCAATTACGGACCCGACTGTTAATTATCTGATGGCTACTGACATCGATGACCACGGGAAAGTGGTAGGTAATTATGGTTATGCAGACCCTGCAACGGGCACCATTAATACGGTAATCGGGTTTATTACTGATGAGGATGAAACTGATTGCGAAGAGGAGGATAACGGAGCGCTTGACGTGGTGGGTCAGTCGCTCTGTACTGCAGGTGTAACCATAGATGTTCCGATTCGTATTCAAAACGAATACAAACCGACTTCACCACCACCGCCGGCTGAAATCCTCGACAACAGCGTTTCAAATTTTCTTTTTACAATAACCTATGATCCCTCAGTGCTTGAATTTATAGCAGTCGTTCCCAACGCGGAACTGCTTCAGGGTTTTGAGGGTGATTTCAATGAGTACGAACCTGGTAAAATAATTGTCGGGGGATATTCGATAACCAACAAGATTGCGGCGGACGTTTCGGACGTATTATGCCATGTCAGGTTTACTGTCCTGACAGCACTTGAAACAAGAATAGACCTTATAGATCTAGATGATGATTTTCGTGGCTGGTCAACCTCACATGCCTGCCTGAGTGCGCCGGTATTACCTGAGTGGGAGTTGCCCGGGGACTTGGATTTTAGTGGAAAAGTATCACCCCTTGACGCCGGTTGCGCGGCAGAAGAAGGCACAGGTAACTGCCAGACCGTGGAGTGCGGGAGCTGCAATGATTTCGAGTGTGATGTGAACCTAGACTGTGACTGTTCAGCAAGTGATGCTTTGTGCATTTTAAACAGGTCTATTAAAAAACCGTCCTGCATAGACATTGAAATTGCTGGCACCTGGTCAGGAACACTTCCCCCCGACAATAGTGTCGTGTTGAATATAAATACGGATGGTTTTGGTGTTTTTTCTGGGGGAGCACCGATGACCAAGGGGGATTTTGTCAATTACAGCAATCACTATGATCATGCTATTGTACGAATCACCCATGATCCTGATCCAGCCAACATTGGTCTATATCTAAAACTTGAATGGGTGCTGTCTGGCGGATCCCTGACATTAGTCCCTTATGAAACTAACAGCACGGTGAAGGGCGCGATCGAAGAGCAGGCAGCGGGTACTCCCTTTATTTTAACTGCAACGCCATAA
- a CDS encoding cohesin domain-containing protein, whose amino-acid sequence MEKYMLRFVLIRALVVFFLICAYANAAGLSISDKKGAIGELVTFNVSANDAPTPVKAFTFFLAYDPNVLRYQGYQQNELTDNCDIFLVNDNSSGVVKVLGVASEGMIKEGDSGGMLQLDFQVVGSGDIEIGFTAVKDDMKTWDTKNGRFIGEAGQVQDGENNENDSEDHSINENVNAEEATNVEAEIENIQDESEEELNQDLLEDSYSSSTETLSNSVTTSAETIEEKEKILKRTQSDSNTSSSTLGRIKKKGAFSLPNKKDCLTITDKPITANQKKNTIKTDVQAVQAPQKKRSEKSVKELCCPDKTTETIYPILLVLLFCVLGLQIIVLIKLSVLGKKLK is encoded by the coding sequence ATGGAAAAATATATGTTGCGATTCGTTCTTATTAGAGCCCTTGTTGTTTTCTTTTTGATATGCGCTTATGCTAATGCTGCCGGCCTTTCAATAAGCGATAAAAAAGGTGCCATTGGCGAACTGGTCACATTTAACGTATCGGCAAATGACGCCCCCACACCTGTTAAAGCGTTCACTTTTTTTCTTGCCTATGATCCCAACGTATTAAGATATCAAGGTTATCAACAAAATGAATTGACAGATAATTGTGATATTTTCTTGGTCAATGACAATTCATCTGGGGTGGTAAAAGTGCTGGGTGTTGCCTCGGAGGGTATGATCAAGGAGGGCGATTCCGGTGGGATGCTTCAACTTGATTTTCAGGTGGTAGGTAGCGGAGATATTGAAATCGGGTTTACAGCCGTTAAAGACGATATGAAAACATGGGATACGAAAAACGGCAGGTTCATCGGTGAAGCAGGGCAGGTGCAAGATGGCGAAAACAATGAAAATGACAGTGAGGATCATAGTATAAATGAGAATGTTAATGCTGAAGAGGCAACAAACGTAGAAGCTGAGATTGAAAACATACAAGATGAGTCTGAAGAAGAATTGAATCAAGACCTTTTGGAAGATTCTTATTCTTCATCTACTGAAACATTGTCGAACTCTGTAACAACTTCTGCAGAGACGATTGAAGAAAAAGAAAAAATATTAAAACGGACACAATCGGATTCAAACACATCAAGCTCAACGCTTGGGCGAATAAAAAAAAAGGGGGCTTTTAGCTTACCCAATAAAAAAGATTGTTTGACGATCACCGATAAACCAATAACGGCAAATCAGAAGAAAAATACCATTAAAACAGATGTTCAAGCAGTACAGGCACCGCAAAAGAAAAGATCAGAAAAAAGTGTTAAAGAATTATGTTGCCCCGACAAAACAACTGAAACAATTTACCCCATTCTTCTGGTATTGCTTTTTTGTGTTTTAGGCTTACAAATTATTGTATTGATTAAGCTGAGCGTTTTGGGGAAAAAGCTAAAATAA
- a CDS encoding cohesin domain-containing protein has translation MRKRTVIIGLFQLVLCLPFILSCQNVANKSKKDKVLKPEIKEYTISINSAPNPVRAFLFDVLFDHRVYKFNKFVRTGFTVDGFKLFDMNEFEPGRLRIGGVSTGPPPIGKGASGDIVVLYFEVTAKGPPKFEITELEDHFKGWGAKHLTIKIKN, from the coding sequence TTGAGAAAAAGAACGGTAATTATCGGCCTGTTTCAGCTAGTTTTATGCCTACCTTTTATTTTAAGTTGCCAGAACGTAGCCAATAAATCAAAAAAAGATAAGGTTTTAAAACCGGAAATAAAAGAATATACGATATCGATTAACTCGGCACCGAATCCTGTCCGGGCTTTCCTTTTTGACGTATTGTTTGATCACAGGGTGTATAAATTCAATAAATTTGTTCGCACAGGGTTTACTGTGGATGGTTTCAAACTTTTTGATATGAATGAATTCGAACCCGGGAGACTGCGAATAGGAGGAGTCTCGACAGGCCCCCCCCCGATTGGGAAGGGCGCCTCCGGAGACATTGTCGTTCTCTACTTTGAAGTTACTGCAAAGGGGCCACCGAAATTCGAGATTACGGAACTGGAAGATCATTTTAAGGGATGGGGAGCGAAGCATTTAACCATCAAAATTAAAAATTGA